Proteins co-encoded in one Longimicrobium sp. genomic window:
- a CDS encoding Ig-like domain-containing protein produces MVATVEVAAPSGPVIGGQTMQLSAVARNAAGGAVAGKTFTWTSSSDAVATVGAGGMLTGVSAGTANVTASTDGKSGTVTVTILPVPIASLTVEPGSPQVEVGKAVQLTVTARDAAGNPLAGRQVTLVSSNAAVATVNAAMQVQGVAPGTATITATAEGKTATATVTVVPVPIASLTLEPGSPQVEVGKSVQLTVTARDAAGNALAGRQVTLITSNMAVATVNAAQQVQGVAPGTATITATAEGKTATATVTVVPVPIASLTLEPGSLQVEVGKSAQLTVTARDAAGNVLAGRQVTLITSNVAVATVNAAQQVQGVSPGNAMITATAEGKAAIAVVTVVPVPVASVTVTPSPVSVEVGATQQLTATLRDADGNVLSGRTVSWSTNSAAFVQVSASGVVTGIASGGPFPVTATAEGKTGTAQVTVLPQQPGSILVTRDEVPHSSLSNAVVRIAGPDGLLRERQMGTALSLVIDQLPAGPHTITMLEVGSRPDPDGPSFTYRALNNNRVVTVPSGGQATTHFAFELASGAVALKLSGVPAEYDGSVPCGVYWAQGAASFAYTTSAGPTAGPAAGLAEVRCFTFGFEGDLYDPSPQAQTITVPASTTPITVSVTYTRRP; encoded by the coding sequence GTGGTCGCGACCGTCGAAGTAGCCGCGCCCAGTGGGCCGGTGATCGGCGGACAGACGATGCAGCTTTCGGCGGTCGCCAGGAACGCCGCGGGCGGCGCCGTCGCGGGGAAGACCTTCACCTGGACGAGCAGCAGCGACGCGGTGGCGACCGTGGGCGCGGGGGGAATGCTCACCGGCGTGAGTGCCGGTACGGCGAACGTTACCGCGAGCACGGACGGAAAGAGCGGAACGGTCACCGTAACCATCCTCCCGGTCCCCATCGCGTCGCTGACGGTGGAGCCCGGCTCGCCGCAGGTGGAGGTGGGGAAGGCGGTGCAGCTGACGGTGACGGCCCGTGACGCGGCCGGGAACCCGCTGGCCGGACGCCAGGTTACGCTCGTCAGCTCGAATGCGGCGGTCGCCACGGTGAACGCCGCCATGCAGGTGCAGGGCGTGGCTCCCGGAACCGCCACCATCACGGCGACAGCCGAAGGGAAGACGGCGACCGCCACCGTCACCGTCGTCCCGGTACCCATCGCGTCGCTGACGCTGGAGCCGGGTTCGCCACAGGTGGAGGTGGGGAAGTCGGTGCAGCTGACGGTGACCGCCCGCGACGCCGCCGGAAACGCGCTCGCCGGCCGTCAGGTCACGCTGATCACCTCGAACATGGCGGTCGCCACGGTGAACGCCGCGCAGCAGGTGCAGGGCGTGGCCCCGGGAACCGCCACCATCACCGCGACGGCCGAAGGCAAGACGGCGACCGCCACCGTCACCGTAGTTCCGGTTCCGATCGCATCGCTGACGCTGGAGCCCGGCTCCCTCCAGGTGGAGGTGGGGAAGTCGGCGCAGCTGACGGTGACCGCCCGTGACGCGGCCGGCAACGTGCTCGCCGGCCGTCAGGTTACGCTGATCACCTCGAACGTGGCGGTCGCCACGGTGAACGCCGCGCAGCAGGTGCAGGGCGTTTCTCCGGGGAACGCCATGATCACCGCGACGGCCGAAGGCAAGGCGGCGATCGCGGTCGTAACGGTGGTGCCCGTGCCGGTGGCCTCGGTAACGGTGACGCCGAGCCCCGTCAGCGTAGAAGTCGGGGCCACGCAGCAGCTTACGGCCACGCTTCGGGACGCGGACGGGAACGTGCTGAGCGGCCGGACGGTTTCCTGGTCGACCAACAGCGCGGCGTTCGTGCAGGTCAGCGCGTCCGGCGTGGTCACCGGAATCGCGTCCGGCGGGCCGTTTCCCGTCACGGCAACGGCGGAGGGAAAGACGGGAACGGCGCAGGTTACCGTCCTGCCGCAGCAGCCCGGCTCAATCCTGGTGACCCGGGACGAGGTTCCGCATTCGTCGCTGTCGAACGCGGTGGTCCGGATCGCCGGCCCCGACGGCCTGCTGCGTGAGCGGCAGATGGGCACCGCACTGTCGCTCGTGATCGACCAGTTGCCGGCGGGTCCGCACACGATCACCATGCTGGAGGTGGGCAGCCGGCCCGACCCGGACGGGCCGAGCTTCACGTACCGCGCGCTGAACAACAATCGCGTGGTTACCGTCCCGAGTGGCGGCCAGGCGACCACGCACTTTGCCTTTGAACTGGCTTCTGGCGCCGTCGCGCTGAAGCTCTCAGGGGTTCCCGCGGAATATGACGGGTCGGTGCCGTGCGGCGTGTACTGGGCGCAGGGAGCAGCGTCTTTCGCGTATACCACGTCGGCAGGGCCCACGGCCGGGCCCGCGGCGGGGCTGGCCGAAGTACGCTGTTTCACCTTCGGATTCGAAGGGGACCTGTACGATCCCAGCCCGCAGGCACAGACGATCACGGTTCCCGCCTCGACCACACCAATTACGGTTTCGGTGACGTACACGCGCCGCCCGTAG
- a CDS encoding M23 family metallopeptidase yields the protein MRMPRVTLRGATIGVALAEVALIVGLAIYLAAADRVLTIGFPTRASLAVPAADAAGLTIPVAGVLRGELKDTYGAARSGGRLHKGVDIFAKQGTPVVAAAEGVIVKRDSNAVGGISIYQRGSDARTIYYYAHLHGYRPGLKEGDLVRAGDVIGYVGSTGNVTGSPHLHFSIHTVTDPNRWWKGRDLNPYHLLQAEAARPP from the coding sequence ATGAGGATGCCGCGCGTCACCCTGCGTGGCGCGACGATCGGCGTGGCGCTGGCGGAGGTGGCGCTGATCGTGGGGCTGGCGATCTACCTTGCCGCCGCCGACCGGGTGCTCACGATCGGCTTCCCGACGCGGGCCAGCCTCGCGGTGCCCGCGGCGGATGCGGCCGGGCTGACGATCCCCGTCGCGGGGGTGCTGCGGGGCGAGTTGAAGGACACGTACGGCGCCGCGCGCTCCGGCGGGCGATTGCACAAGGGAGTCGACATCTTCGCGAAGCAGGGCACGCCCGTCGTCGCGGCGGCGGAGGGGGTGATCGTGAAGCGCGACTCCAACGCGGTGGGCGGTATCTCCATCTACCAGCGGGGGAGCGACGCGCGGACCATCTACTACTACGCCCACCTGCACGGCTATCGGCCGGGGCTCAAGGAAGGCGACCTCGTCCGCGCGGGCGACGTGATCGGGTACGTGGGGAGCACGGGGAACGTCACGGGATCGCCGCACCTCCACTTCTCCATCCACACGGTCACGGACCCGAACCGCTGGTGGAAGGGCCGCGACCTGAACCCGTACCACCTCCTGCAGGCCGAGGCGGCACGCCCGCCCTGA